From one Lotus japonicus ecotype B-129 chromosome 3, LjGifu_v1.2 genomic stretch:
- the LOC130744222 gene encoding uncharacterized protein LOC130744222: MVVMVRINNFNVRRVLLDQGSSADIIYGDAFEKLGLTDKDLILYTRTLVGFSGEQVWVRGYLDLDTVFGIDENIKLLRVRYLVLQVVASYNVIIEGNTLNRLCAVISTAHLAVKYPLICGKVGKIVVDQRRAREFYNNCRSLYGKKGVSDGHRCHEIEILEWGQG, translated from the coding sequence ATGGTGGTGATGGTAAGGATCAATAACTTTAATGTGCGAAGAGTACTTTTGGACCAAGGAAGTTCTGCGGATATTATTTACGGCGATGCGTTCGAGAAGTTGGGATTAACAGATAAGGACCTGATTTTGTACACTAGGACTCTGGTAGGTTTCTCAGGAGAACAAGTCTGGGTGCGTGGCTACCTGGATTTAGACACGGTCTTTGGAATTGACGAGAACATCAAGCTTTTGCGTGTGAGGTATTTGGTATTGCAGGTTGTGGCGTCATATAATGTCATCATCGAGGGGAACACGTTAAATCGTCTCTGCGCAGTAATTTCAACGGCTCACCTAGCAGTGAAGTACCCACTAATCTGTGGTAAAGTGGGAAAGATCGTGGTAGATCAGCGGAGGGCGAGAGAATTCTATAATAATTGTCGTAGTTTGTATGGAAAGAAGGGAGTCAGTGATGGACACAGATGTCACGAGATCGAGATCTTGGAATGGGGTCAAGGCTAG